The sequence GGTTGCCGGTCATGACCTATGCCCAATTGCAGTTCATCAAGGCGGAGGCTGCGTTCCGCGCAGGTGACCGCGCGACCGCGCTGGCGGCGTATCGCAACGGCATCTCCGCCCACATTGACTGGGTGAATGCGCGCAACCTCGACGCCGCCCAGACGCCAACCCAGATCTCGGCGACCGAGAAGAACGCCTTCCTCGGCTCGACCGCAGTTGTTCCCCCGGCGACCGGGCTCACCATGACACACATCATGGTGCAGAAGTACATCGCCCAATGGGCTTGGGGACACAATGAACTGTGGATGGACATGCGGCGGTTCAACTACACGGACGTCGACCCGGCGACCGGTCGGCAGGTGTACCCCGGCTTCACGGCGCCCACCAACCTGTACCCGGACAATGGCGGCAAGGTGGTGCAACGCATTCGCCCGCGATACAACTCCGAATACGTGTGGAATCGCGCGTCACTCGAGACCATTGGCGGGCTCGCGCTCGATTACCACACGAAGCCGATGTGGATCATCCAACCGTGAACCGAACCATGAATCGATATCGCAGCCTCTTCGTCCTGGCCGCCAGCGTCCTGAGCGCGTCGTGTGACAAGACCGCCGTCCAGGACATTACGGGACCCGAAACCGGGACGCGCGTCAAGTTCTTCAACTTTGGCGTGAGCGCCCCCGGCGTGAACTTCTATGCCAACACCACCAAGATGACCGCCATCAGTTCGACCTCTGGTGTCGAATCGACCACGGGGGTCAACTCCGGCGGCGTCGGCAATGGCGGCCTCTATTCATCGATCGCCCCGGGGCAGTACTCGCTCGAAGGCAAGATTGCCGCCACGACGGACAAGGACCTGGCCATCACCAAGGTCACGGCCACCCTGGCAGACGCCAAGGCGTACTCGTTCTACATCAGCGGGATCTACAGCACGTCGACCAAGAGTGCGGACGGGTTCGTGGTCGAGGATCCGCTGCCGGCGACGATCGACTTTACGCAGGCCAGTGTGCGCTTCGTCAACGCCATCTCCAACTCGCAGCCGATGGTCCTCTACGCGAGGAGCACGGTCACGGGAACCGAGGTCGCGATCGGTGGATCGGTCGCCTACAAGGCCGCAGGGGTCTTCACCAACGTCGAAGGCGCCAACTATGACCTCTTCGTCCGCGCCCCGGGTTCCAGCACGAACCTGATCACGCGGACCGGCGTGTCGTTCAACAACGGGCGCATGTACACGATCGGTGCCCGTGGCGACATGACGGTCACCGGAACGACCTCGGCGCTTCGGCCGCAGCTGGACAACACGACGAACCGGTAGGGTTCACCGGCGCAGTACCGGAAGTGCGAAGGGCCGTGAGCGCCAGCTGGTCGCGCTCACGGCCCTTTCGTGTGTACGGCCCTACCGTGTGACAGGTCGCACCCCGTACTGTGGTGCGCGCTCAGCCGCGCCTGCGTCGCAGTTGGTCGATCGCCTTCGCTGCGTCGATCTGTCCCGAGGCCAACCCGTCCAGTACCGCGTCGACGCTCGGCGCTGCGGACGGATCGGACGGCGCGAGCTCGTCGTCAGCCCCGCCCATGGCTTGCACAATCTCGTCAAGCCGCGCGCGCCGTGTTGTACGCGATGCCGATCTCACCCGCGAGGCGCTGCACGTTGGCGCGATGCTTCACCAGCAAGCCGACAAAGTCGAGTTGCTCACGCGTCAGCCGACCCACCCAGCCCAGGTCGAACCGACCCTCGAACACGGTCCCGGTGTCTGGGTTCTCGAGGCGTGTGACGATGAGCCGGCCGCCGTCGAAAGGATCGCGTGGCGGGACGGGCAGCAGTCGACGAGTCATTCGTCGTCGACCTCGCCCCGCCGAAACGCTTCGCCGAGCTTCGGGTCGACCGCGTTGTCCGACAGCTCCACGATCTCCTCGACAGTCAGGTCTTCCAGCCCGGCCTCCACCAGGGCGCGGATGTAGTCGGCCTCGACCCCATTCGACGCGAGTTCAACGATGTCCGACACCGAGAGGTTGCGCAGTCCGGCTCCGACCAGCGACCGGACGTAGTCGGCTTCGACGCCGTTGGACGCGAGCTCAACCAGCTCCTCGACGGTCAGGCGCAGTCCGGCCCGATCGCCGGCGGGTCTCGACGCACGACGGGACGAGGCGGGCGGTTCCGCAATTGCCCCCAGCAACTCCTCTGCCTGATCGGCGTCTATCGTCCCACTGAGCATCATGTCCAGCACTTTTCTCGTCCTGGTGGTCATATTTATCTCCACGATGGCGATATACATCACATTGCGGCGTATTTTTGGCATTCGCAAGGCCCGGGGCGGCTGGGAGCCGCATCGCGGTGACCCGGCTCCCGAGAACTGTGCTTCCCTGCCGGGAGATCACCCCCAATGGAAGGTCCACTACTGCCGCCTCGGGCCTGGCTCCAACGACTCAGGGGGCAAGACGCGCCACAAGCGGTCCCGCGATGGGAACCGCTATCTCAAGCTGGCGTTGCATCACGCCGCCATTCGCGCCGTGCAGTACTTCCCCGAAGTCCGCGCCGTGTATCAGGCCTGGGTGCGGCGGAAGGGAAAAGCCATCGCTCGGGCGCTCGTCGCGAAAGAAACTCGCCCAGATCGTCTACGCCGTGTTGACCAAGGGAGCACCCTACAATGGACGCTTTGCCACTGGTTGGGGAGCCCGACGGGCTGTCGACCGTGAACATCTGAGCCTTCCGGCTCGCAGGACTGTGTGACCGCCACGGGGACCCGTGGACGATCGTATCGATGTTGCGCGCGACTGCCACCAGGTCGTAGGACCGCCGTCCATTCGGGAGCCCTCTCGCGGGGCCCCCAGGCTGAGCTACACCCGCTTGACAAAAATCTCCTTAGGACTGTTAGGCGCCGCCAAGACTCGCTCTGTGACTGCGAAGTGCGCAGCCGCTAGGGATTGACAAGAGTGACACTCTTGAATCGGTAGCGACGTCCGTCGCGCACCACGGTCACGGTGTTGCGGCCGGGCTCCCGCGTGTAGGTGCCGCTGTATGGCGGCGGTGGGGCAGGAGAGCCGGGACGTCCATCGTTTCGAGGGAGGAACAGGATCCTGTTGCGGTCTTGAAGCTCCCAGTATCCCCCGTTCAGCGATAAGTTGTCAACGACCGGTGCCGCTGGAGGACACGTACGTGCCGCCAAGAGCCTGAAGATATAGGGAAGATTGGAGGTTCGATGAACCAACCCGGTTAGAGAGAGAGAGCCCTCGACCAGCGAATCCACGCACGCAGGGGCGCTGGCGAGTGACTGCGGAAGAGGTCGGTCATCGACAGCCTCAAGCTCATACGAACCTTCCAGTGCGTTGATCTCACTGGCATCGCGAAAGAGGTTGCAGGAGGCGGTGCTCAGTAGAGCGACGCAAAAGAGTCGGAGTACCATCAGTGTGGACACTGCGCTCCTGCAGCTACTGGTTAAAACGCAAAAGAAAACAGCACGTCTTTGTAGGGTCCGGAATCGGGGGTAGCTCCCGACCACCCCTTGAACCGATTCGCGGTCCAGAAGCACTCCTGCCCAGGCCGCCCCAGCATGCTCGGCCGACAGTCGAGGAGGCGCGTCGAGGGACCCCCGGGAGCAAATGAGTCGAATTCGTTACCTAAGTTCCGATCCGCGAACAACTCAACATCAGTCGTGGCGTTGGGTGCGTCGCAAGTGTCAAATCCGAATGCGCCGAGGTCGCACCAGTACTGCGAGAAGTAGTTCGCATGCTTGCTCCTGGCGACCCACACGCGCGGTCGACCGCGAAATGTGGCCACGTACTCAACTCCATCCCATGGCCGCGTCTGCGTAGCGTGGAATGCTGGCACGTTGTGGTGGGCCGAGTATGTGACATAGTCCACAACCCACTGCGTCATGCCGATGTGATGAGCCTCCACGATCACGAACTCGGAATCCCCGCGATGATCGCCGAGCCCAAGCCATACGTCTCCGAAGTCCTCCCACCAGCCTAGAGCGTAGAATATCTGGACGCTAGTGGGTCGATTGGGATGCCGCGCCACACTCCAGTATGTCTCGCGAGCCGGCAGGTCTGGCATGGACATTTTTAGTTGAGGGCGGAACGCCCAGGCCAACGGATACTGCACTCATCTCGAATGCCGTCACTGTCAAGGTCGGCACCCCCGTAGTTGCCGAAGCAATTGGAGAAGGTCCCGAATGACGGAAGTGCTACGCCGTCACCGGAGCCGCCTCCTGCTCCACTCGGAAGACAGAATTCAACGCCTGGCGGGCAGTCGTCGAGGCGGGCGGCCGGTGCCCGGGGTGCGGAACCAGTGGGTACGCCCGTCGGGATTGGTAGACCTGTACGAAGGTAAACTCGCATACGCTCTCGATCTCTGAGCTGACACTACTGTACGGCCTCTTCCACGTCGCCCTACGGGCTTGCTCCGGGTCCGATGGCCATGACTTGTTTGATGGCGCAAGCATGATGTACGGATCGTCCTGATACTCAGCGAGGCTGCGCTTCGTCGGCTGACCACGCTCATCGTAGCCCAGCAGCACCAATGCACCCGTTGGGGCAGTCGTGTCGACGCGACTTGAGCGAAATAGCACGGTTATTGGCCGGTCGGCCGACCACGACAAACGATGGTGCGCACTTGGCATCGTCAACTCGAAGGGCGCAGTACCGAGCTTCGGAATTCCAGCTGCGAGGCCCCCTTTCGTGGATCGGGACAAGACGCCCTGAAGGCGCGCCGAGGCTCCGTTCGTGACGAAGGACTGCAGGTGAAGTGCCTGATCCGCAAACGGGTTGTCTCGTAGTGCATCCCGCAACTCATCGCGGAATTCCTGGGCCTGAAGAGCGGTTACGAGATCTCGCGCCAGGTTGTCCAGCATCGTGTCTGCGGGACTCGCGCTGGGCGACAGCGCGAGTCGTACCTGGCTCAGGCGCGGTCCGACCGCGGAGTCGGGTATGCCGCAGGCGACGCAACACAACAACGATGCAGCTGAGGCTACATGCTTAGCCGAGATCATTTCCCCTCCCCACTCATAATGTGCGATGCAGCCCGACATGGTACGGACTAGTTGCCCGTCGCCGAGGAGGATGTCTCGCCCCCCCCCCCTTCGGTCAAGGGGTGTGCTATCCTCGCTACCGCGGACACTCCACGGTACTGACGAGGCCGTTGAGCCGTACAGGAGACCACATGCTTAGCGGATCGACGCCGCCAACGTCTCTCCACTTGCCCAAGGCGGCTGCACGTCTTCGCGCCGTGCGCCTAACGTAGTTGTTGCAAAACCCTGTTGGCGCCCGCGATGTGGACATGGAACTCCCGCGCGGTCGCCGGGTTTCCTCGCCGGAATCTGTGCCGCTCCCCGCGCCCCGTCGAGGACCCATGGCTCACTACAAGCACATTGATACCAGTCCCCGCTTCGTTCCGGTGGACCTCACGCGGCAGCTGCTCCCCGGCACCTTCGAGCATGCGGTCCTCACCTGCTGTCGGGGCCGATCCCTGGGCCACTTCGACGCCCGCTTCCGGAATGATGCCACCGGCGCCCCGGCCTATCCGCCCGCGGTGCTCCTCCAGGTCATTCTCTGCGCCTATGCCCAAGGGATCGTGAGCAGCCCCGCGCGATCGAGCGCCTGTCCCAGGAGCACGTGACCTTCATCGCCCTCTGTGGCGACCAGGCCCCAGACCACACCACCCTGGCCCGCTTCATTAAGTACGTTGGGCGACCCCATCGCGCGGGTCTTCGCCGCCGTCCTCGCGGTCTGCGACGCGCAGGGCCTCATTGGCCGCGAGATGTTTGCCATCGATGGCGTGAAGCTCCCGAGCAACGCCTCCAAGCGGCAGAGCGGCACGCGCGCCGAGTTCGAGCGCCACGCGGCGCAACTGGAGGCCACCGCGGCGCAGCTGCTCGCACGGCACCGGGCCGCGGATGGCGGGGCCACCGAGCCGACGCTGGACGCCAAACGCGCGCAGCGGATCGCCCGGCTGCAGCGAGACGCCGCCCAACTCCGCATCTGGCTGGCGGCGCACCCGGAGGACCGGCGCGGCGTGAAGGGGGCCGTCCGCAAGAGCAACCGCACGGACAACGACAGTGCGAAGCTGGCGACGAGCAAGGGCGTGATCCAGGGCTACACCGGCGTGGCGGCGGTCGACGCGCGGACGCAGATCATCGTCGCGGCGGCCGCGCATGGAACGGGCTCCGAGCACGAGCTGCTGCTCCCGACCGTCGCGGCCACCGATCCGCTGCGCGCGCCGACGACGCTCATCACGGCCGATGCGGGCTACCACAGTGAGGCCAACCTGCAGGCGCTCGCGACGCGCGGGGTGGACGCGCTCATCGCGGACGGCGCGCTCCGCCGCCGCGACGCGCGCTTCGACACCCAGGCGACCCATCATGCGACCAAGGATCCGCTGCATGACAAGGCGCCGCGGCCGGACGCGCCGCGCCGCTTCACGCCGGCCGACTTCCAGTACGATCCCGTCGCGCAGACGTGTGTCTGTCCCGCGGGCAAGTCGCTCGCCCGCCGCGGCCGCCCCCCACGTCACCACGGGGCTCCGCGGGCAGCACTTTCAGGGGACCAAGACCGACTGCCTGCCCTGTACGCTGCGCGCGCAATGTCTCCGTACCCCGGCGACCACGCCCGTGCGCCAAGTGGCCTTCTTCGAGTCACGGCTCGCACCGCCCCTCGCCCGCAAGCCGCACACGGCGGCCATGAAAGCGCGGATCGATACGCCGGCCGAGCGGGCCCGCTACGAACAGCGCTTCGCCGTCGTCGAGCCGGTCTTCGCGAATCTGCGCCACAACAAACGGCTCGATCGCTTCACGCTGCGCGGCCAGGGCAAGGTCACCGGGCAGTGGCTGCTCATGTGCCTCGTGCACAACATCGAGAAGCTTCGCGCACCATGGCCGCCTCGCTGCCTAACGGGCGTCGGGATCGCCTCCCGCCCGCGCGCACAGGGCCACCGTGGCCTCGTCTCACCCTCGCCGCGACGTCTTTCCGTCCCTAGACGACCGCGTTCCGGCCGCCGACCCCCTTTTGCAACACCTTCAACGACCTGCACTCTCGTGCGGGGCGGGTCATAAAGCCACCACACCCGGCGGCGTCCTTGCCCCTACTCTACTCGCCGCCGGGTGTGGTGGCTAGCCCTACAGCCCCGCCACGAGCTGTGCACTGTTAGACGCCGCTCGCTGTTTCTCCACGCTCCATGACCCTGTCAGCGCCAGGCGTACACCGCTGCTGATTGACCTGCCTCTCAGGCAGCGACGCGTTTGGTGATACGGCTACCGTCGAGGTCGGCAGTGCGGCTGCTGAGTCAGGTTGATCGTGCAAGCGACAGTTTAGCTATCTCTGCATCTTCCCTCTTGACAAATGGACCAGACCTGGTGCAGCGTGCGTGCACGGCGTCGACGGACCGTACTTGCTCGAATCCATTCAACTGGAGATCAAGAACATGCGTACCAGACTCCTCCGCCTTTCGCTCGCACTCATGGGCCTTGGCGTGACCAGCCTTCCGGCTGCAACTGCGTTCAGCGGCTGTCCCAGCAACATCGTGATCGGGCTCACGGCCTGTCACTTGGTGAGCGGCGACAACTGCAGCCTTTGCGAGTACAACTGCGATGGCTCTCACGTGTGGTTCAACATGTGTTGAGATAGGAGGCTGCTACGGAGAGGGTGGCACGGGGCGCTCTCTCCGTTTCGGCTCGCCAACTGGACTTTCTTCGCTGGAGACGCGATGCGCCGCCCATTTCAGCTGCTCCTTGATGGGACGACGATGGCTGTACTTGCCCTCGCCCTCTTCCTCCTCACGCGACCCAGCTCCGCCGTCCGCACCGAGTGGTCCTCATATTCGGCGCGGCGTGCCACGATACGAGCGACAGAGAAGCACTGGATCACCCTCGTCGCCGCAAGCGCGCCCCTCAGTGACGGCGCTAGGTCGTACGACGTGATCGAGGTGTCCGACTATGACTGTCCGTTCTGCCGCGCTTCCAGCGCTGCCGTCGACAGTGCCGTGGACGCTGGCGTCCGGATCGGTTACCTGCACTATCCCCTACGCATTCACCCGCACGCCGCTCGGGCTGCGCGGATGGCATTCTGCGCCGAGGACGTCGGCCGCTTTCGCAACGCGCATCGCCTCTTGATGCGGGATACGGCCTGGCATGACCAGAAAGCAATCGGCCGCATGGCGGACGAGGCTGATTTGCCCGATACCAGCGCCTTTCTTCGCTGTGTCGACGACTCCAGGACTGGTGCGCGGGTGCAGGCTAGCGTTACTCTGGCGGAGTCATTGGGTATCCGTGGGACCCCGACATTTCTCACACCTCGGGGCATGCATCAGGGAAGTACCACCTTGAACGTACTTCTGGGACTTGTAAGGGATCCATGAAACGAAATGGCTTGCGAATGGTTGCGGGTCTGTGTCAGGTATTGTTGGCCGTCCCGGCCAGTGCTCAGGGCATTCCCAGCTGGCGGCTGACCGGGGCCGTGGAGGTTGGCCGCGACGCTCCTGAGGGGGAGTTCACCCGCATTGCTGGGATCACAAGTCTGCCAGATGGTTCACTCGTTGTCGCCGACGCGACCGACCAACGCCTCCGCATCTTCTCAGCCGACGGCGATTTCCTCCGCGCCCACGGCCGACGCGGACAGGGCCCGGGAGAGTTCCAGTTCATCGCGTTCCTAGCGGCTACTGGCGACTCGATTCTGGTGTTCGAGTCATTGCCGGGGCAGTCGCGCGTAACACGGGTCCACGCCGCGACGGGTACGTCGACGCGAGGGCCAAGTGTCAGAGGAGATCCCGCGTTTCGGGGCTCGGTCATCGGCGTTGCGCCGTCCGGCGCAACGCTTGCCATTTCCAGCGGTCTTCGGCCTGTCCAAGCACCACTCCTCGGCGAAAGCCGAACGGACTCAATCATGTTCGGTGTCGGCAGCACCGTGGGAGTCACTTGGTTGCCGCCGACGTCGAACCGTACATGGATCAGCTACCGGCAACCGCAGGCGGTGTCTGGCGTGGCAATGGCCGCCCACCGTTTGAGCGGCATTCCGATCACCGGATCGACGCAAAGACTGGTCTGGATTGGGGACAACGGGTTAGGTGAGCTGCGCGGATTCGATGCGAGTGGAAAGCTGCAAGCGACGGTACGGTGGCCACGCCCCAACAGACCGCTCGATCGAGCCGACGTTGGAACGTACCTGACAAGCCTCCTGGCGCAGGCCGCTCCGGGTGACACCGCTCGGTTGTCCGCGGAGAACTCGCTTGCGCTCGCAGTGAGAGCGGCGCCGAAGTTTCAGTTGGCAGCTGAGTCCAAGACTGGCGAGTTGTGGATCGAAGAGTTCCGGGAGAACCTAGCCGCCGAGGGCCGAGTGTATGTCTTTGACGAGAGCGGTCGAGCGCTGGCCGTGGTCGTGCTTCCGGCAGGGACGCGCGTCCGACATGTCACGCGCAATGTCGTCGTACTCACACGAAAGGATGACGATGGATTCGAGCGAGTGCTCCTCTACCGTGTCGAGCGTTAGCGTCGCTCGTCGCCGCGCTGCTGGACGATGGGCTAGCGGCGTCGTCTTTGCGCTCGTCGCCGCCTGTACCGGGGAGACGACGCCCGAAACGCCCGACGATCCATCAGTCCCTCGATTGCCCGTGGCCTTGGTCGGATCTTGGCTGAACATCGGCACGGGGCGCCTGCGTGGCGACACCCTTCGCCTCAGCGCGGATTCGCTGGCCGATGCCATCATACCCTGGGGCCAACGCTATGCGAAGGTGCACCGCTGGAAAGTGATCTTCGGATCCCGCGACCCTGTGGGCACGAGGGAAGACTGGCGCGGGGGCTACTCTGATGGCGGCGATCCCGAGTGCATCTTCGGCAACGGCGACGGATGTGTGAGTCTGCCGATGCTCTGCCTGGGCGCGACGAAGGAGTACAGTTGTGCCGCATTTGCGATTGCCGGCGACACCCTGCTTGTCGCCTCTGGCCTCAAGTACCTGCGCCTCGGACGTACATCGCCTCCCTGAGCGCTGAGTACGTTCGCTTCCGCGCAGCCGCTCGCGGGCGGTTCGAGCGTCTAACGTCCATGGCTCACAAGCGGGCGCTCCTATCAAGCCGTCCCGCCCGCCGCGGAACCTCGCCTTAGCATATCAGGCGGCGGGCGGGGCGGCCACCCCACGGCGCCCGGCTTGTGCAGCCATTTGTTAGGCCTCAGCCTTTCGGCGGCGGCGCCGCCCGCGCTCGGACGCCACCCGCTCCGACAGGTACACCTTCAGCAGCGATTGATAGGGGACGTCACGCTGATTCGCCTGCACCTTCAACTCCTCCAGCAGGTCGGCCGGCAAGCGGAGCGAGATCGTCTCCGTGCTGGGCTTGAGGCCCGGCAGCGCACGCGGCGCGCCTGACTCCAGTCGACGTACTCCGTCGAGTCATGCGTCGCCCAAAACGCCCGCTCGGCATCCTCCGACGCAAACCGCGGCACCGGCCGGCGCTTACTCGTCGCTCGCTTCTTCGGCTCGCTCATAGACCCTCCGTTCCCGTCGATTCATGTCCTGAGCCGATAGCACCCGGATCAGGCTCCCGCGCAGGGTGAACACCAGAAACAGCCGCCGCTCGCCGGCCGTGCGGCCGAGCACGTAATACCGGGCCTCCGACGCCGAGTGTTTCGTGTCCGCGACCACCACGAGCGGATCCCGGAAGAAGACCTGCTCCGCCTCCCCGGGCTGACGCGATGGCGCGCCCAGAGCTTGGGCGCATTCCCGTCATCCCAGTCGAAGCCGTCGCACCGCGCCAGGTCGTCGTAGACATCGGCCACAGGGAAGGTATACGATACTCATATACGGCAGCGCAAGCCCCCGGCCTGGAGGTCTGCGCGGCCACGGCCGACGGCGCCTGCGGATCTGAGGTGGGGAGGCCTGACGATCCCGAGCCCTCGCGCTGAGGCCTAACGACCCACGGTTCGCCTGCGGGCCATCAAATAGAGCCGTCGCACCCCGCGACGACCCTGCCCTGTGATCTACTAGTCGCGGGGTGCGGCGGCCAGCCCACCGGCCCGGCGGGCGCAACCGTTTGTTATGCTGCCCCGGGGTCACCGAAGCCCAGCGAGCCGAGCACCGCCGCCCGGGTGGCCCCGGGCACCTTCGACCGCCGCCGGACCGGGAAGGCTGCCACAGTCACCGTGCCTCCCGCCGGCGAAGTGGGACCCGAGCGAGGCAGTACCCCCAGCAGTGGGACGCCTGGTAGCCCGGACGAGTCGGTGGGGGCGACCGCCGCCCAGGACACGGATGCCATCAAGCAGGCCGCGTTGTCTGCTGGCACCGTCACGGCGAGGCGAGCGACGCCCTGTCGCGGACAACGCCCAGGGGCAAGCACCGTACACCTTCCGCCGGCTCTCCCTGCACCCAGGATTGTTGAGGGCGCGGACAGGCGGAAGTCTGTTGGAGCGACGGCCGATGCCGATCCAATGGCATCATCGCCGCACAAGCTGCAAGACTGATACGCTCTCTACACCATCCGCATCCATCGACACTCCGTACACCTCACCGCGGTGAATTGCGTGCGGAACGAAGCGCGCTGGCACCTCGACATCCATCGTCCAAGCGCCCGATCGATCGTAGACGCTCCATGTGATCGGCGTCGATGAGACCCGGAGGTGTTTCGGCCCGATGAGCCGCTCAGCCGGATTGAACGTGCTCACCCAAAGCTCCCCATTCTCCGAGAGGAGGAAGCGGCCAAACGCTGGCGCTTGGTTGGCGAATCGGAAACGACTGGCTTCGAAGTGTAGTTTTGCGAGCATCTCCTCCGTCGCGGCCTGCCGGTTGCCCTCGACGTACGCTGCACGTGCA comes from Gemmatimonadota bacterium and encodes:
- a CDS encoding DUF4397 domain-containing protein, with translation MNRYRSLFVLAASVLSASCDKTAVQDITGPETGTRVKFFNFGVSAPGVNFYANTTKMTAISSTSGVESTTGVNSGGVGNGGLYSSIAPGQYSLEGKIAATTDKDLAITKVTATLADAKAYSFYISGIYSTSTKSADGFVVEDPLPATIDFTQASVRFVNAISNSQPMVLYARSTVTGTEVAIGGSVAYKAAGVFTNVEGANYDLFVRAPGSSTNLITRTGVSFNNGRMYTIGARGDMTVTGTTSALRPQLDNTTNR
- a CDS encoding thioredoxin domain-containing protein, encoding MRRPFQLLLDGTTMAVLALALFLLTRPSSAVRTEWSSYSARRATIRATEKHWITLVAASAPLSDGARSYDVIEVSDYDCPFCRASSAAVDSAVDAGVRIGYLHYPLRIHPHAARAARMAFCAEDVGRFRNAHRLLMRDTAWHDQKAIGRMADEADLPDTSAFLRCVDDSRTGARVQASVTLAESLGIRGTPTFLTPRGMHQGSTTLNVLLGLVRDP
- a CDS encoding transposase encodes the protein MAIYITLRRIFGIRKARGGWEPHRGDPAPENCASLPGDHPQWKVHYCRLGPGSNDSGGKTRHKRSRDGNRYLKLALHHAAIRAVQYFPEVRAVYQAWVRRKGKAIARALVAKETRPDRLRRVDQGSTLQWTLCHWLGSPTGCRP